A single Anopheles maculipalpis chromosome 3RL, idAnoMacuDA_375_x, whole genome shotgun sequence DNA region contains:
- the LOC126565183 gene encoding uncharacterized protein LOC126565183, whose translation MGHFSVTSTVFTVLLSLTVVSVVDGGFLDWFRSNKNKGHDVCRVEFEVLDPQGLRLWTAQKAQVKGFGVELFINPVHGRKQQQCNVCRNTTEVTHGKFFLQDDNVIVKSGDILEYVIITDNGKTVQRHKPRKLIVDDFLIKPKGRCSCPPGTVTPINPTETAKQVFEEPTAEIALLERILERVSKKCAEGVMSNFLFLQTDRVDGPANDLKQIVRDYFQKKDALKPLTESIKSAEDGSDGIVFRVNNIIDKLKILELAREDSDILDYDKLTAIDDMDIRASFD comes from the exons ATGGGACATTTTAGTGTGACGTCCACCGTGTTTACGGTGCTACTTAGCCTAACCGTGGTCAGTGTTGTGGATGGTGGATTCTTGGATTGGTTccgaagcaacaaaaacaagggACACGATGTGTGTCGCGTTGAGTTTGAGGTGCTTGACCCACAGGGATTACGTCTCTGGACGGCCCAAAAGGCACAAGTGAAAGGATTCGGTGTGGAATTGTTCATCAACCCGGTGCACGgtcgaaagcagcagcagtgtaacGTGTGCCGCAATACTACGGAGGTCACGCACGGAAAGTTCTTCTTGCAGGACGATAATGTGATCGTAAAGAGCGGCGACATACTGGAGTACGTGATCATAACCGACAACGGAAAGACGGTACAGCGCCATAAGCCAAGAAAACTGATTGTGGATG ATTTCCTAATTAAACCGAAAGGAAGATGCTCCTGTCCGCCGGGCACTGTCACTCCGATCAACCCGACAGAAACTGCCAAACAGGTGTTTGAGGAACCGACAGCTGAAATCGCACTGCTCGAACGCATCCTCGAACGGGTGTCGAAAAAGTGTGCCGAGGGTGTGATGTCTAACTTCCTGTTCCTGCAAACCGATCGGGTCGACGGTCCGGCCAATGATTTGAAACAGATCGTGCGCGATTACTTCCAGAAAAAAGACGCCCTAAAGCCACTGACGGAGTCGATCAAGTCCGCGGAAGACGGCTCAGATGGTATCGTGTTCCGAGTGAACAACATTATCGATAAATTGAAGATATTGGAGCTCGCTCGGGAGGATAGCGATATACTCGACTACGACAAGCTAACCGCGATCGACGATATGGATATTCGTGCTTCGTTTGATTAA